A part of Acropora palmata chromosome 6, jaAcrPala1.3, whole genome shotgun sequence genomic DNA contains:
- the LOC141884583 gene encoding uncharacterized protein LOC141884583 — MGDIGLLWNERKCAVVNVKRGCLQELAPSLKIEEQQLIKSLTEDSQYKFLGVLESIKQEDSLVLESAARVYLQRSSVIWSSPLSDHHKVVATNQFALPVLVYFMWTQVWPITELQRLDRESRKIIVENGGKHPLGTSDLLYLPRKVGGRGLKSIEAEYKLTKVKAAVRLYNNSDPTMQLVRQFEEKARRTGRHSLIGDAQRFAKELGMKLELRCPDPSGSAEQGEVIEGRKIGVWAKKAVQSKRFEDTKEKKWQGKLMTVRWEDEKLDGECFSWMTEWRAAPTHTIAGIMELYEQLLPTKLYNSRKTKTTDDPDARCRLCGKAQESVAHVLSGCSVLAQTKYLSRHNAALKILFFELLKSYQLIEVIPPWYSPTQPKPSYENEQATVYWDVPVYADHIEVHANRVDARIVDKENQTVTLLEMSCPWVENREQKEKEKTLKYAPLRLELKQQYPGYRINQVNIIIDVLGDYSKELYSSVRDLPGAERSRECLRRMQKSVLSSSLNIVRSFKVLS, encoded by the coding sequence ATGGGAGACATTGGACTCTTATGGAATGAGAGGAAGTGCGCGGTGGTAAATGTAAAGCGCGGATGCTTACAGGAATTGGCGCCAAGTTTGAAGATTGAAGAGCAGCAGCTGATTAAGAGCTTAACGGAGGATTCCCAGTACAAGTTTCTGGGCGTTCTAGAGAGTATTAAACAAGAGGACAGTTTGGTGCTTGAAAGCGCGGCGAGAGTGTATCTACAAAGGTCCTCTGTTATTTGGTCAAGCCCATTGTCAGACCATCATAAGGTGGTGGCGACCAACCAGTTCGCACTGCCTGTACTCGTTTACTTTATGTGGACGCAGGTATGGCCTATCACAGAGTTGCAGAGACTGGACAGAGAGTCAAGGAAGATCATAGTGGAGAACGGTGGGAAACACCCACTGGGAACTAGTGACTTGCTCTATCTCCCAAGGAAAGTTGGAGGAAGGGGACTTAAGTCAATCGAAGCGGAGTACAAGCTCACTAAGGTCAAGGCGGCAGTGAGGCTATATAATAACTCGGATCCGACAATGCAACTTGTTAGGCAGTTTGAGGAGAAGGCACGAAGAACTGGGCGGCACTCCCTGATAGGAGATGCGCAGAGATTCGCCAAAGAACTTGGGATGAAGCTAGAACTCAGGTGCCCGGACCCGTCAGGTTCTGCGGAGCAGGGTGAGGTAATAGAGGGCCGAAAGATTGGAGTGTGGGCAAAGAAAGCAGTACAGAGTAAGCGCTTTGAGGatactaaagaaaagaagtggcAGGGAAAGCTGATGACGGTTCGTTGGGAGGACGAAAAACTTGACGGTGAGTGCTTTTCCTGGATGACAGAATGGCGGGCGGCACCGACGCACACGATAGCTGGGATAATGGAGCTATACGAGCAGCTACTTCCAACCAAGCTGTATAActcaaggaaaaccaagacAACCGATGACCCCGATGCGAGATGCAGGTTGTGTGGAAAGGCCCAGGAGTCTGTCGCCCATGTCCTATCAGGGTGTAGCGTTCTGGCACAAACAAAGTATTTGTCACGACACAACGCAGCACtcaaaatactcttttttgaGTTGCTGAAAAGCTACCAACTAATCGAAGTGATACCCCCTTGGTACTCCCCAACACAGCCAAAGCCCTCCTATGAGAACGAACAAGCGACAGTGTATTGGGATGTCCCGGTTTACGCGGATCACATAGAAGTGCACGCGAACCGAGTAGACGCGAGAATTGTGGACAAGGAAAACCAGACCGTCACCCTCCTGGAGATGAGCTGTCCCTGGGTCGAGAATAGAgagcaaaaagagaaggagaaaACTCTCAAGTACGCCCCATTACGTCTGGAGCTGAAACAGCAATACCCAGGGTACAGGATCAACCAAGTGAACATTATAATCGATGTTCTGGGGGACTACTCCAAGGAACTGTACAGCAGTGTTAGGGATTTGCCAGGAGCGGAACGAAGCAGAGAATGCCTGAGAAGGATGCAGAAGTCGGTGCTGAGTAGTAGCTTGAATATTGTGAGatctttcaaggttttgagCTAA
- the LOC141884604 gene encoding uncharacterized protein LOC141884604: protein MKLTWSNDKILRLSRPFCFAVPFALCSKLILFSLVEGDECRQIEFADALSNSRLSTDHVIRVYLVQNEPNCRVKCFLEPDCVAYNYGKNNEGNLQCELCNKSHLQVPSNDVMLIPGFIFRSVAKNPCITNPCPYNLTCQVGFRDQGYRCVSGYATAGPICLFFTKD, encoded by the exons ATGAAGCTGACTTGGTCAAACGATAAAATATTACGTTTGAGCCGACCTTTTTGTTTCGCCGTTCCGTTTGCACTCTGTTCaaaactgattttattttccttggtAGAAGGAG ATGAGTGCCGACAAATTGAATTTGCTGATGCCTTGAGTAATAGTCGTCTTAGCACGGACCACGTGATCCGTGTTTACCTCGTACAAAATGAGCCCAACTGCAGAGTTAAATGCTTTTTGGAGCCAGATTGCGTCGCCTATAACTACGGCAAAAATAACGAAGGGAATCTACAGTGTGAACTTTGCAATAAAAGCCATCTACAAGTACCATCAAACGACGTGATGCTAATACCTGGGTTTATATTCCGCTCTGTTGCAAAG AATCCCTGCATTACAAACCCGTGTCCATACAATCTTACCTGTCAAGTGGGATTTCGCGATCAAGGGTATCGGTGCGTCAGTGGCTATG